Proteins from a single region of Acidovorax sp. NCPPB 3576:
- a CDS encoding KGG domain-containing protein: protein MANQGNQSGSSRGFAAMDAEKQREISSKGGQAAHQKGTAHQFTSEEARAAGAKSHSSRSSGAAKAGGASANYEDVKSDGSSGAKTRAGAVEQRSTASSQNAKSR from the coding sequence ATGGCCAACCAAGGCAATCAATCCGGTAGCAGTCGTGGCTTCGCTGCCATGGATGCAGAAAAGCAGCGCGAAATTTCCAGCAAGGGGGGACAGGCAGCGCATCAAAAGGGCACTGCGCATCAGTTCACATCCGAAGAAGCCCGTGCAGCAGGCGCCAAAAGCCACAGCAGCCGCAGTTCGGGCGCTGCCAAGGCGGGAGGCGCCAGTGCCAACTACGAAGACGTCAAGTCAGACGGCAGTTCCGGCGCAAAAACCCGCGCAGGCGCCGTCGAGCAGAGGTCCACGGCCAGCAGCCAAAACGCCAAAAGCCGTTGA
- a CDS encoding DUF2243 domain-containing protein: protein MDWPGYLLGFSLGVFFDGIVLHQILQWHHL from the coding sequence ATGGACTGGCCCGGCTATCTTCTTGGCTTCAGTCTGGGAGTCTTCTTCGATGGCATCGTGCTGCACCAAATCTTGCAGTGGCACCACCTGTGA
- a CDS encoding phosphoribosylamine--glycine ligase, with translation MRFLGIGQTNDLAAMYGGLQSRGHDVRVVVEDPACHDVFEGILQRVEDWEGELGWIKAAGEDGIILFESATHGALQDALRSEGFQVIGGSGLGDRLEADRAFGQSALQAAGLQVARCHRFAGYDEALAFLDRYPARYVLKFNGASSERSRNYVGQSSDGADVRAMLSMHAGRPNEDRSMAPDFILMEFVHGIEIGVGGYFNGHDFLSPVCVDFEHKRFFPGDLGELTGEMGTIVSYQGSARLYATVLRPLVSILREGGYCGYINVNLIANESGLWPLEFTCRFGYPGFAICEALHTEPWENIFRRMLRRDVLDFGAKDGFACGVVLTVPPFPYRHGYADLSKGLPIFVDPNMTQAQRESLHFSEVALRQGQLVASGSCGYLGVVTGVGTTVQAANLAALDSVRKVLVPNLRYRTDIGARLSGGELQQLHSWGWLPGKDSAA, from the coding sequence ATGAGGTTTCTCGGTATCGGGCAGACGAATGACCTGGCGGCCATGTATGGCGGCCTGCAGAGCCGAGGGCATGATGTGCGGGTCGTGGTCGAAGACCCCGCGTGCCATGACGTCTTCGAGGGGATCTTGCAGCGCGTCGAAGACTGGGAAGGCGAACTCGGCTGGATCAAAGCTGCGGGAGAAGACGGCATCATCCTCTTCGAATCCGCCACCCATGGCGCCCTGCAGGACGCTTTGCGTTCCGAGGGCTTTCAGGTCATCGGGGGCAGTGGACTCGGCGACCGACTGGAGGCGGACCGTGCCTTCGGCCAAAGCGCTTTGCAAGCCGCTGGACTCCAAGTAGCACGCTGCCACCGATTCGCCGGCTATGACGAAGCGCTGGCTTTTCTTGATCGCTACCCCGCAAGGTATGTGCTCAAGTTCAATGGCGCATCCAGCGAACGCTCGCGCAACTATGTAGGGCAATCGAGCGATGGTGCCGATGTTCGCGCCATGCTCTCCATGCATGCGGGAAGGCCCAACGAGGACCGATCCATGGCGCCTGATTTCATCCTGATGGAATTCGTCCATGGGATCGAGATCGGGGTGGGCGGATATTTCAACGGCCACGATTTTCTGTCGCCTGTTTGCGTTGATTTCGAGCACAAGCGTTTTTTCCCGGGCGATCTAGGCGAACTCACCGGCGAGATGGGGACCATCGTCAGCTACCAGGGCAGCGCACGCCTGTACGCCACGGTCCTTCGCCCCTTGGTTTCCATCCTGCGCGAGGGAGGCTATTGCGGCTACATCAACGTGAATCTCATCGCCAATGAAAGCGGGCTGTGGCCTCTCGAGTTCACCTGCCGGTTCGGCTACCCAGGTTTCGCAATTTGCGAAGCCCTTCATACAGAGCCGTGGGAAAACATCTTTCGCAGAATGCTCCGCCGCGATGTGTTGGACTTCGGCGCGAAAGATGGATTTGCCTGCGGCGTAGTTCTCACGGTTCCGCCCTTTCCCTATCGGCATGGATACGCTGACCTTTCCAAGGGGCTGCCGATATTCGTCGATCCCAACATGACACAGGCGCAGCGTGAAAGCCTCCATTTTTCAGAAGTGGCACTGCGTCAAGGCCAACTGGTGGCCAGCGGGTCATGCGGTTACCTGGGGGTTGTCACAGGCGTTGGCACCACCGTGCAAGCAGCCAATCTGGCAGCACTCGATTCAGTTCGCAAAGTGCTTGTCCCCAATTTGCGGTATCGCACTGACATCGGCGCTCGGCTATCCGGGGGCGAATTGCAGCAGTTGCATTCATGGGGTTGGCTGCCAGGCAAAGATTCGGCGGCGTAG
- the carB gene encoding carbamoyl-phosphate synthase large subunit, producing the protein MPKRTDLKSILIIGAGPIIIGQACEFDYSGVQACKALREEGYKVILINSNPATIMTDPATADVTYIEPITWQTVEKIIAKERPDAILPTMGGQTALNCALDLWRNGVLHKYKVELIGATPEAIDKAEDRLKFKDAMTRIGLGSARSGIAHSMDEAWTVQKTVGFPTVIRPSFTLGGTGGGIAYNPEEFETICKRGLEASPTNELLIEESLLGWKEYEMEVVRDKADNCIIICSIENLDPMGVHTGDSITVAPAQTLTDKEYQIMRNASLAVLREIGVDTGGSNVQFSVNPKDGRMIVIEMNPRVSRSSALASKATGFPIAKVAAKLAVGYTLDELKNEITGGATPASFEPSIDYVVTKIPRFAFEKFPTADSRLTTQMKSVGEVMAMGRTFQESFQKALRGLEVGVDGMNEKTQDRELLEKELGEPGPERIWYVGDAFAMGLSVDEVHDLTKIDKWFLVQIEEIVKIELDLDKLTDEKGDGALAAIDADTLRALKKKGFSDRRLAKLLRTQEKAVREARRALNVRPVYKRVDTCAAEFATNTAYMYSTYEDECEAAPTTNKKIMVLGGGPNRIGQGIEFDYCCVHAALAMREDGYETIMVNCNPETVSTDYDTSDRLYFEPLTLEDVLEIVDKEKPTGVIVQYGGQTPLKLALGLEAEGVPIIGTSPDMIDAAEDRERFQKLLNDLGLRQPPNATARTEPEALEKAAALGYPLVVRPSYVLGGRAMEIVHEQRDLERYMREAVKVSNDSPVLLDRFLNDAIECDVDCLRDPEGKVFIGGVMEHIEQAGVHSGDSACSLPPYYLSKATVDELKRQTAAMAEGLSVVGLMNVQFAIQEKDGKDVIYVLEVNPRASRTVPFVSKATGIQLAKVAARCMAGQSLASQGITKEVTPPYFSVKEAVFPFVKFPGVDTILGPEMKSTGEVMGVGKTFGEAFVKSQLGAGTKLPTSGKVFLTVKNSDKSRAVEIGRQLVALGFDLVATKGTAAAISEAGVPVAVVNKVTEGRPHIVDMIKNDEIVMVINTVEERRNAIADSRAIRTSSLQARVTTFTTIFGAEAAVEGMKHLDHLDVYSLQELHAQLPA; encoded by the coding sequence ATGCCGAAGCGCACAGACCTCAAATCGATCCTCATCATCGGCGCAGGCCCCATCATCATCGGCCAGGCTTGCGAGTTCGACTACTCCGGCGTACAGGCCTGCAAGGCCCTGCGCGAAGAAGGCTACAAAGTCATCCTGATCAACAGCAATCCAGCGACGATCATGACCGACCCGGCCACGGCCGATGTGACCTACATCGAGCCCATCACCTGGCAGACCGTCGAGAAAATCATTGCCAAGGAGCGCCCCGACGCGATCCTGCCCACGATGGGCGGTCAGACGGCGCTCAACTGCGCGCTCGACCTGTGGCGCAATGGCGTGCTGCATAAGTACAAGGTGGAGCTGATCGGCGCCACGCCCGAGGCGATCGACAAGGCGGAAGACCGTCTCAAGTTCAAGGATGCGATGACCCGCATCGGCCTGGGCTCGGCACGCTCGGGCATCGCCCACAGCATGGACGAAGCGTGGACGGTGCAAAAAACCGTCGGCTTTCCCACGGTGATCCGTCCCAGCTTCACGCTGGGCGGCACCGGCGGCGGCATTGCCTATAACCCGGAAGAGTTCGAGACCATTTGCAAACGCGGCCTGGAGGCTTCGCCCACCAACGAACTGCTGATCGAAGAATCGCTGCTCGGCTGGAAAGAGTACGAGATGGAAGTGGTTCGCGACAAGGCGGACAACTGCATCATCATCTGCTCGATCGAAAATCTCGATCCGATGGGTGTGCACACGGGCGACTCGATCACGGTGGCGCCTGCACAAACGCTGACGGACAAGGAATACCAGATCATGCGCAATGCGTCCCTCGCGGTGCTGCGCGAGATCGGCGTGGATACCGGTGGCTCCAATGTGCAGTTCTCTGTGAATCCGAAAGACGGTCGCATGATCGTCATCGAGATGAATCCGCGTGTATCGCGTTCATCAGCATTGGCATCGAAGGCCACGGGCTTCCCGATCGCCAAGGTCGCGGCGAAGCTGGCGGTTGGCTATACGCTCGACGAGCTGAAGAACGAGATCACGGGCGGCGCCACGCCCGCGTCGTTCGAACCCTCGATCGACTATGTAGTCACCAAGATTCCGCGTTTTGCGTTCGAGAAGTTCCCTACAGCCGACAGCCGCCTGACCACGCAGATGAAGTCGGTGGGCGAGGTCATGGCCATGGGCCGCACGTTCCAGGAGTCGTTCCAGAAGGCGCTGCGCGGCCTGGAAGTCGGCGTGGACGGCATGAATGAAAAGACGCAGGACCGCGAACTGCTCGAAAAAGAACTGGGCGAGCCCGGTCCCGAGCGCATCTGGTATGTGGGCGACGCATTCGCTATGGGCCTGTCGGTCGATGAGGTGCATGACCTCACCAAGATCGACAAGTGGTTCCTGGTGCAGATCGAAGAGATCGTGAAGATCGAACTGGATCTGGACAAGCTCACCGATGAAAAAGGCGATGGCGCGTTGGCTGCCATCGACGCTGATACGCTGCGTGCGCTAAAGAAGAAGGGCTTTTCCGATCGCCGCCTGGCCAAGCTCCTGCGGACCCAGGAAAAGGCCGTGCGTGAGGCACGCCGGGCGCTCAACGTGCGCCCCGTTTACAAGCGGGTGGACACCTGCGCCGCCGAGTTCGCCACCAACACAGCTTATATGTACTCGACCTACGAGGACGAGTGCGAAGCCGCGCCCACCACCAACAAGAAGATCATGGTGCTGGGCGGTGGCCCCAACCGCATCGGCCAGGGCATCGAGTTCGACTACTGCTGCGTTCACGCCGCACTCGCCATGCGCGAGGACGGCTATGAAACCATCATGGTCAACTGCAACCCGGAAACGGTTTCGACCGACTACGACACGTCGGACCGGCTGTATTTCGAGCCGCTCACGCTGGAAGACGTGCTGGAAATCGTCGACAAGGAAAAGCCCACGGGCGTGATCGTGCAGTACGGTGGTCAGACCCCCTTGAAGCTGGCCCTCGGCCTGGAGGCCGAGGGCGTGCCGATCATCGGCACCAGTCCGGACATGATCGACGCAGCGGAAGACCGCGAGCGGTTCCAGAAGCTGCTCAACGATCTGGGCCTGCGCCAGCCACCCAATGCCACGGCCCGCACCGAACCGGAGGCTCTAGAAAAAGCCGCTGCGCTGGGCTATCCGCTGGTCGTGCGTCCCAGCTATGTGCTGGGTGGACGTGCGATGGAAATCGTCCACGAGCAGCGGGATCTGGAGCGCTACATGCGCGAAGCCGTCAAGGTGAGCAACGATTCTCCCGTTCTGCTGGACCGTTTTCTGAACGATGCGATCGAGTGCGATGTGGATTGCCTGCGCGACCCCGAGGGCAAGGTTTTCATCGGGGGGGTGATGGAGCACATCGAGCAAGCCGGCGTGCACAGCGGCGACTCGGCCTGCTCGTTGCCACCTTACTACCTCAGCAAGGCCACGGTGGATGAGCTCAAGCGCCAGACTGCTGCTATGGCCGAGGGCTTGAGCGTGGTGGGATTGATGAACGTGCAGTTCGCCATCCAGGAAAAGGACGGCAAAGACGTGATCTATGTGCTTGAAGTGAATCCGCGTGCATCGCGCACGGTGCCCTTCGTCAGCAAGGCCACCGGCATTCAGTTGGCCAAGGTGGCGGCCCGCTGCATGGCAGGGCAATCGCTGGCCAGCCAAGGCATTACGAAGGAAGTCACGCCGCCTTATTTCAGTGTGAAGGAAGCGGTGTTTCCCTTCGTCAAGTTCCCTGGTGTGGATACGATCCTCGGCCCAGAGATGAAATCCACCGGCGAAGTGATGGGGGTAGGCAAGACGTTTGGCGAGGCTTTCGTGAAAAGCCAACTGGGGGCCGGTACCAAGCTACCGACTTCCGGCAAGGTCTTCCTCACCGTGAAGAACAGCGACAAATCGCGCGCAGTGGAAATCGGCCGGCAACTGGTCGCCCTGGGTTTCGATCTGGTGGCGACCAAAGGCACGGCTGCCGCGATTTCGGAGGCTGGTGTGCCCGTGGCGGTGGTGAATAAGGTAACCGAAGGCCGTCCGCACATCGTGGACATGATCAAGAACGACGAAATCGTCATGGTCATCAATACCGTGGAAGAACGGCGCAATGCGATTGCCGATTCCCGTGCGATTCGGACCAGTTCGCTTCAGGCGCGTGTCACTACCTTCACGACCATTTTCGGTGCCGAAGCGGCGGTGGAGGGGATGAAGCACCTGGATCATCTGGACGTTTATTCCTTGCAGGAATTGCACGCGCAGTTGCCAGCCTGA
- the rpoN gene encoding RNA polymerase factor sigma-54, with the protein MSQLSLSTSAALTQSASPRLQQAVRLLQMSSQDFARAVREALESNPLLEADEGETMPEGQGSSLGDWSLSSAGSRIPSADSDGEAAWERSAAPISLRAHLHGQLDLLRLPERDILLARAVIESLDDEGYLRGGIGEIEQAVHTMPLAPKPDEQEIRMAWRRVQGLDPAGVAAVDLRHCLLLQLNTMECATSRALVRRAIENHLKAVALRDPARLSEALGVSRDMAASVCALIRTLNPSPCRAFLQDDVPGAVPDVVAVRSGRGWQMVLNDAVMPRLRVHAAYVRIFQQRKRNAESAALSACLQEARWLVGNVSQRFATILAVARAIGRHQQAFFEYGPLALKPLKLQQIAQEVGVHESTVSRVTNNKFMATPFGLHELKYFFSRGLSTSNGSSCAPAAVKQLVSELIAAESPSHALSDAAIAGLLAQQGFSVARRTVTKYRQALRISAAPERHQNL; encoded by the coding sequence ATGAGCCAGCTTAGCCTGAGCACATCCGCCGCTCTCACCCAGAGCGCTTCACCCCGCTTGCAGCAAGCCGTGCGCCTGCTGCAGATGTCTTCCCAGGATTTTGCGCGTGCCGTGCGTGAGGCCTTGGAGAGCAACCCGCTGCTGGAAGCCGATGAGGGTGAAACGATGCCGGAAGGCCAGGGCTCGTCGCTGGGCGACTGGAGCCTGTCCTCCGCAGGCAGTCGCATCCCGTCCGCGGACAGCGATGGAGAAGCTGCCTGGGAGCGGTCGGCCGCACCCATTTCATTGCGTGCGCATTTGCATGGACAACTGGATTTGCTCCGCCTTCCAGAGCGTGACATTTTGCTGGCCCGGGCCGTCATCGAGTCGCTGGACGACGAGGGCTACCTGCGCGGCGGCATCGGTGAGATCGAGCAGGCCGTGCATACCATGCCGCTGGCCCCGAAGCCGGACGAGCAGGAAATACGCATGGCATGGCGCCGTGTGCAAGGGTTGGACCCTGCGGGTGTCGCTGCGGTGGATCTGCGGCATTGCCTGTTATTGCAATTGAACACGATGGAGTGCGCCACTTCACGAGCCTTGGTGCGCCGCGCCATTGAAAACCACCTGAAGGCCGTGGCGTTGCGTGATCCTGCGCGGCTGTCGGAGGCGTTGGGCGTATCTCGCGACATGGCGGCGTCGGTTTGCGCTCTGATTCGCACGCTCAACCCGAGCCCCTGCCGGGCATTCCTGCAAGACGACGTGCCTGGCGCGGTTCCCGACGTCGTTGCGGTGCGCAGCGGGCGGGGATGGCAAATGGTGCTCAACGATGCGGTGATGCCACGCTTGCGCGTGCATGCCGCGTATGTGCGGATATTCCAGCAGCGCAAGCGCAACGCGGAAAGCGCTGCATTGAGTGCCTGCTTGCAGGAGGCGCGCTGGTTGGTGGGCAACGTGTCGCAGCGCTTTGCCACCATCCTTGCGGTGGCGCGCGCCATCGGGCGGCACCAGCAGGCGTTCTTCGAATACGGCCCCCTGGCGCTCAAGCCGCTGAAACTGCAGCAGATTGCGCAGGAAGTGGGCGTGCATGAATCGACGGTGTCCCGTGTCACCAACAACAAGTTCATGGCGACGCCGTTTGGGTTGCACGAACTCAAATATTTTTTCTCGCGGGGCCTGTCCACCAGCAACGGCAGCAGCTGTGCGCCGGCGGCGGTCAAGCAGCTGGTATCCGAGTTGATCGCCGCAGAGTCGCCCTCACATGCTCTGTCCGATGCTGCGATTGCGGGACTGCTGGCGCAGCAAGGGTTTTCGGTGGCCCGGCGTACGGTGACCAAGTATCGGCAGGCACTCCGCATTTCGGCCGCGCCTGAACGGCACCAGAACCTCTGA
- the carA gene encoding glutamine-hydrolyzing carbamoyl-phosphate synthase small subunit, which yields MLLSLKGSFPPAILALADGTVFIGNSIGATGTTVGEVVFNTAITGYQEILTDPSYCQQIVTLTYPHIGNYGVNTEDVEADKVHAAGLIIKDLPLLASNFRSTETLSQYLVREKTVAIANIDTRKLTRILRTHGAQKGAIVGLAAGEVVTQARIDEALAAAKAAPNMKGLDLAQVVSTSAAYPWDQTEWKLGSGYGKLAEPRFHVVAYDYGVKKNILRMLAERGCKLTVVPAKTPAAEVLAMKPDGVFLSNGPGDPAPCDYAIEAARQIIDAGVPTFGICLGHQIMALASGAKTFKMDNSHHGANHPVKDLDNGRVSITSQNHGFAVEAESLPATLRPTHISLFDGTLQGLERTDKPAFCFQGHPEASPGPHDIAYLFDRFTALMEKK from the coding sequence GTGCTTTTGTCTCTCAAGGGATCTTTCCCGCCCGCCATCCTGGCGCTCGCAGACGGCACGGTCTTTATCGGCAATTCGATTGGTGCCACCGGCACCACGGTCGGCGAAGTGGTGTTCAACACCGCCATCACCGGCTACCAGGAAATCCTCACCGACCCGAGCTACTGCCAGCAGATCGTCACTCTGACGTATCCGCACATCGGCAACTACGGTGTCAATACCGAGGACGTCGAAGCCGATAAGGTCCATGCCGCAGGCTTGATCATCAAAGACCTGCCGTTGCTGGCCAGCAATTTCCGCAGCACCGAAACCCTCTCGCAGTATCTCGTGCGTGAGAAGACCGTTGCCATTGCCAACATCGATACCCGCAAGCTCACGCGCATCTTGCGCACCCACGGAGCGCAGAAGGGTGCCATCGTTGGACTGGCCGCTGGCGAAGTGGTGACCCAGGCACGCATCGACGAAGCCCTGGCCGCTGCCAAGGCGGCTCCCAACATGAAGGGCCTGGATCTGGCCCAGGTGGTGAGCACCTCTGCGGCCTATCCGTGGGATCAAACCGAATGGAAGCTTGGCTCCGGCTATGGCAAGTTGGCCGAGCCGCGCTTTCACGTGGTGGCCTACGATTACGGCGTGAAGAAAAACATCCTGCGCATGCTGGCCGAGCGCGGCTGCAAGCTCACGGTGGTTCCTGCCAAGACCCCTGCTGCCGAAGTGCTGGCCATGAAACCCGACGGAGTGTTTCTGTCCAACGGCCCTGGCGATCCGGCGCCATGCGATTACGCGATCGAGGCCGCGCGTCAGATCATCGATGCCGGCGTGCCGACCTTCGGCATTTGCCTGGGCCACCAGATCATGGCTTTGGCCAGCGGTGCCAAGACCTTCAAGATGGACAACAGCCACCACGGCGCAAACCATCCCGTGAAGGATCTGGACAATGGTCGCGTCAGCATCACCAGTCAGAACCATGGCTTTGCCGTAGAGGCGGAGTCACTGCCCGCGACCCTGCGTCCCACGCACATCAGCCTGTTCGACGGCACGTTGCAAGGCCTGGAACGCACCGACAAGCCAGCGTTCTGTTTCCAGGGCCATCCCGAGGCTTCGCCCGGCCCGCACGACATCGCCTACCTGTTTGACCGCTTCACCGCGCTGATGGAGAAGAAATAA
- a CDS encoding iron-containing redox enzyme family protein, producing the protein MLAQKIQPAVACQVIPATHALNAQRLNAAAPYRRIYEALLKPAPTPQARQQAAQWLQRLMDESKDIPSELCETPEDLHAWSSENAQAVAQRYQTYLDERRAGGERQYFRSRAHALNFLASVAPTKMVDGSWLYGLALHTSNERLRPLLQTYLEELGDGVAHKNHVTLYRQLMRRHSIHQDLQLDDAHYLQGAVQLALGWNVERFLPEVIGFNLAYEQLPLHLLITAYELNELGIDPYYFTLHVTVDNGDSGHAWQACEAVLQMLQVQEDRGHFWQRVRAGSKLANAGRGTREVIESFDARAEVVRIFERKASAGAGMHSDYCRVGGRTINDWLGPQRDIGALLDALVDGGWIKLGAPVAQSRFWNLLQGERAEMFGVFTGYELQVIHDWIRGDDSRDGQDYAQPSSANQTRRLPSFRALARHRSGDQAPGHSEPTLDPELDRFKAQLQSLEGDPRRQFLSAALSPATHWTSTGLLATRLFISEGWAD; encoded by the coding sequence ATGCTTGCACAAAAAATCCAACCGGCCGTCGCTTGCCAGGTCATTCCAGCAACCCACGCATTGAATGCACAGCGCCTGAATGCTGCAGCCCCTTACCGTCGGATCTACGAAGCGCTTTTGAAGCCCGCTCCCACGCCACAAGCCCGCCAGCAAGCCGCGCAGTGGCTGCAACGGCTCATGGACGAAAGCAAAGACATCCCCAGCGAACTGTGCGAAACACCCGAAGATCTGCATGCTTGGTCGAGTGAAAACGCCCAGGCTGTGGCACAACGCTACCAAACCTATCTGGACGAGCGGCGGGCAGGCGGTGAGCGCCAGTATTTCCGCAGCCGTGCCCATGCGCTGAACTTTCTGGCTTCAGTGGCTCCCACCAAAATGGTGGATGGATCCTGGCTATATGGGTTGGCGCTCCACACATCGAATGAGCGGCTGCGGCCTTTGCTGCAAACCTACCTGGAAGAACTCGGCGATGGCGTGGCGCACAAAAATCACGTCACGCTTTATCGCCAATTGATGCGGCGCCACAGCATTCATCAAGACCTGCAACTGGACGATGCCCACTATCTGCAGGGTGCTGTGCAACTGGCGCTGGGATGGAATGTCGAGCGGTTCTTGCCTGAAGTGATCGGGTTCAACCTGGCGTATGAGCAATTACCCCTGCACCTGCTGATCACCGCGTACGAACTCAACGAACTGGGCATCGATCCCTACTACTTCACGCTACATGTCACGGTCGATAACGGCGACAGTGGCCACGCATGGCAGGCCTGCGAGGCGGTGCTTCAGATGCTGCAGGTGCAAGAAGATCGCGGACACTTTTGGCAGCGCGTTCGGGCCGGAAGCAAGCTGGCAAACGCCGGTCGCGGTACACGGGAAGTGATCGAGTCCTTCGACGCCCGAGCTGAGGTCGTGAGAATTTTTGAACGCAAGGCGTCAGCCGGCGCAGGCATGCATTCCGATTACTGCCGCGTCGGTGGCCGCACCATCAATGACTGGCTGGGGCCCCAACGAGACATCGGCGCATTGCTGGACGCGCTCGTGGATGGCGGCTGGATCAAACTCGGCGCGCCGGTGGCACAAAGCCGTTTTTGGAACCTGCTCCAAGGAGAGCGTGCCGAAATGTTCGGGGTATTCACGGGATACGAGTTGCAGGTGATCCACGACTGGATACGTGGCGATGACAGCCGCGACGGGCAGGACTACGCCCAGCCATCCTCTGCCAATCAAACGCGCAGATTGCCTTCTTTCAGGGCATTGGCGCGTCACCGCTCAGGCGATCAAGCTCCCGGCCATTCAGAACCCACCCTGGACCCCGAACTGGATCGATTCAAGGCGCAGCTTCAATCGCTGGAAGGAGACCCGCGCCGGCAGTTCTTGAGTGCCGCCCTGTCGCCCGCGACCCATTGGACTTCGACGGGCCTTCTGGCGACCCGGCTCTTCATCAGCGAAGGCTGGGCGGACTGA
- a CDS encoding methyltransferase — translation MNSPSVSCVEQSLQRLSQWLASTGYRFITVTPLTHERVLARPHDPASSDLRDAFGWNRPFLKQRLPEDLAVSLVNDGWLQPTQGDGLKSNVRFSSLDGLLFAHSAFPTAEEDAVFFGPDTYRFANFIRNQLLTRPLPESARIADIGCGAGPGGLVAARTQSTTGEMVLADINPRALVHAKTNVAVAGHTHAQCIQSDLFSKVTGTFDLIVSNPPYLLDDTTRTYRHGGGRFGEALSERIVKESLYHLKPTGRLLLYTGSTIAGGHDGLRESVTAYAAGRGFSVHYEELDPDVFGEELEQPAYADADRIAAVGMVVQRRPE, via the coding sequence ATGAATTCACCATCAGTGTCATGCGTCGAACAAAGCCTTCAGCGACTGAGCCAATGGCTTGCAAGCACAGGCTACCGATTCATCACCGTCACGCCGCTCACGCACGAGCGGGTGCTCGCCCGGCCGCACGACCCGGCTTCATCGGACCTTCGCGATGCGTTTGGATGGAACAGGCCATTTTTGAAACAGCGGCTCCCCGAAGATCTGGCAGTTTCATTAGTGAACGATGGCTGGCTGCAACCGACTCAAGGCGACGGGTTGAAAAGCAATGTCCGATTCAGTTCGTTAGACGGGCTACTTTTTGCCCATTCCGCGTTCCCCACAGCCGAAGAAGACGCGGTGTTCTTCGGGCCGGACACCTATCGGTTTGCCAACTTCATCCGCAACCAGTTGCTAACACGTCCCTTGCCTGAATCGGCGCGCATTGCCGACATAGGGTGTGGTGCAGGGCCGGGGGGACTCGTCGCGGCGCGGACGCAGTCGACAACAGGCGAGATGGTCCTGGCGGACATCAATCCGCGCGCACTGGTGCACGCCAAAACCAATGTGGCCGTCGCTGGCCACACCCATGCGCAGTGCATTCAAAGCGATCTCTTTTCCAAAGTGACGGGCACATTCGACCTCATCGTGTCCAACCCACCTTATCTTCTGGACGATACGACCCGTACCTACCGACATGGTGGCGGCCGGTTTGGCGAAGCCTTGTCCGAACGCATTGTGAAAGAGAGCCTGTACCATCTGAAACCCACTGGGCGTCTGTTGCTGTACACGGGCTCGACCATCGCTGGGGGACACGACGGGCTCCGGGAATCCGTCACGGCCTACGCTGCGGGGCGCGGGTTTTCCGTGCATTACGAAGAGTTGGACCCCGACGTCTTCGGCGAAGAACTCGAGCAGCCAGCCTATGCCGATGCGGACCGGATCGCCGCCGTGGGAATGGTGGTTCAACGGAGGCCTGAATGA